From Pseudomonas fluorescens, one genomic window encodes:
- a CDS encoding PIG-L deacetylase family protein, which produces MSEDAEKSFHGTGTTLAQWQASRALQSVPTISRDLLLPAGHRLVVVAPHPDDEVLMCGGLLANLAVDDNELLLISVTDGTGSHPDSTLWPVERLHRERPRESAEALSRLGFDPRTVEWRRLELADSAVADSHEILLQQLCAVLRSGDRVLTTWRHDGHCDHEAVGRACASASRRCQAQLLEVPVWAWHWAHPEDPRLPWLRARKLAVPAHTLERKRAALAAHRSQVLADPSTGRPAILSTATLERLLQPFELVFL; this is translated from the coding sequence ATGAGCGAGGATGCGGAAAAATCTTTTCACGGCACCGGTACCACCCTCGCCCAGTGGCAAGCCTCTCGGGCCTTGCAATCAGTGCCGACGATTTCCCGCGATCTGCTACTGCCCGCTGGCCACCGGCTGGTGGTGGTGGCGCCGCATCCGGATGACGAGGTGCTGATGTGTGGCGGCCTGCTGGCCAATCTGGCGGTGGACGACAACGAGTTGCTGCTGATTTCCGTGACTGACGGCACCGGCAGTCATCCGGACTCGACCCTGTGGCCGGTGGAACGGCTGCACAGAGAGCGTCCTCGGGAAAGTGCCGAGGCCCTGTCGCGCCTTGGCTTCGATCCGCGCACGGTTGAATGGCGGCGCCTGGAGCTGGCCGACAGTGCCGTCGCCGACAGTCACGAAATCCTGCTTCAACAACTCTGTGCAGTCCTGCGCAGCGGCGACCGCGTGCTCACCACCTGGCGCCATGACGGCCACTGCGATCACGAAGCCGTGGGCCGCGCCTGCGCCAGTGCCTCCAGGCGATGCCAGGCGCAGTTGCTGGAGGTTCCCGTCTGGGCCTGGCACTGGGCACATCCCGAGGATCCGCGTCTGCCCTGGCTACGGGCACGCAAGCTGGCAGTGCCGGCCCATACCCTCGAACGCAAGCGCGCGGCCCTCGCCGCCCACCGCAGCCAAGTGCTGGCCGACCCGAGTACCGGGCGTCCGGCGATTCTTTCTACGGCGACCCTGGAGCGCCTGCTGCAACCTTTCGAACTGGTATTCCTATGA
- a CDS encoding Vgb family protein: MKQSAATIVQEYGPFEGVQSVHGVTWDGERVWFANNQGLTAFDPQDGKTQRNFAMPADAGTAFDGRYLYQIAENSIHKIDPQTGDILSTIPAPGDSDSGLTWAEGSLWVGQYQGRKIHQLDPQTGKILRTLESNRFVTGVTWVDGEFWHGTWEGEESEIRRIDPQTAEVLETLRMPAGIGVSGLESDGGERFFCGGGNSGRVRVVRRR, from the coding sequence ATGAAACAGTCAGCCGCAACCATCGTGCAGGAATACGGCCCCTTCGAGGGTGTGCAGAGTGTCCACGGCGTGACCTGGGACGGTGAGCGTGTGTGGTTCGCCAACAATCAGGGACTCACTGCATTCGACCCACAGGACGGCAAGACCCAGCGCAACTTCGCCATGCCCGCCGATGCCGGCACCGCCTTCGATGGCCGTTACCTGTACCAGATCGCCGAGAATTCGATTCATAAAATCGACCCACAGACCGGAGACATACTCAGCACTATCCCGGCGCCAGGCGACAGCGATTCAGGGCTGACCTGGGCCGAGGGCTCGCTGTGGGTCGGTCAGTACCAGGGCCGCAAGATTCACCAACTCGACCCGCAGACCGGGAAGATCCTCCGCACCCTGGAATCGAACCGCTTTGTCACCGGGGTGACCTGGGTCGACGGTGAGTTCTGGCACGGCACTTGGGAAGGTGAGGAAAGCGAGATCCGCCGGATCGATCCGCAAACCGCAGAAGTCCTCGAAACCTTGCGCATGCCCGCCGGCATTGGCGTGTCGGGGCTGGAGTCGGATGGCGGCGAGCGGTTTTTCTGTGGCGGTGGCAACAGTGGCCGGGTGAGGGTAGTACGCCGCCGTTGA
- a CDS encoding amino acid permease, which translates to MSEANERNGIHLTRALKSRHIFMLSLGGVIGTGLFMGSGVTINQGGPVGAILAYLVAGFLMYLVMVCLGELSVQMPVSGSFQTHATQFIGPATGFMIGWVYWMSWATTVGLEFTAAGMLMTRWFPEVPIWYWSALFVVVLFGLNALATRAFGEAEYWFSGIKVAAILGFIVVGVLVIFGAIPLTSGEPAPMMNNLIGDSLFPNGLSAVFAVMMTVVYAFQGCEIMGVAAGETDQPEKSIPRAVRNVVFRVLIFYVLAIVVLSAIVPWQQAGLMESPFVQVFDMVGIPYAADLMNFVILTAILSVGNSGLYASTRILWAMSKTGMAPKSLSPLSKRGVPLRALSITLCFALVSLMTSFIAADTLFMVLMAVSGMSGTVTWIVIALAQYRFRKAYLRDGGQLSDLKYRAPWFPVLPLTCIALCCSLFVFLALDETQRPSLYWGFGFIALCYGAYFLIHRKRQGVLAPSLPAA; encoded by the coding sequence ATGAGCGAAGCAAACGAACGCAACGGCATCCACCTGACCCGCGCCCTGAAAAGCCGGCACATTTTCATGTTGTCCCTGGGCGGTGTGATTGGCACCGGGTTGTTCATGGGCTCGGGGGTGACGATCAATCAGGGCGGGCCGGTGGGGGCGATTCTGGCGTACCTGGTGGCGGGATTCCTGATGTACCTGGTGATGGTCTGCCTCGGCGAACTGTCGGTGCAGATGCCGGTCTCCGGCTCGTTCCAGACCCACGCCACCCAATTCATCGGCCCGGCCACCGGCTTCATGATCGGCTGGGTCTACTGGATGAGCTGGGCCACCACCGTCGGCCTGGAATTCACCGCCGCCGGCATGCTGATGACGCGCTGGTTCCCCGAGGTGCCGATCTGGTATTGGTCGGCGCTGTTCGTGGTGGTGTTGTTCGGCCTCAATGCTCTGGCGACCCGCGCCTTTGGTGAAGCCGAGTACTGGTTTTCGGGGATCAAGGTGGCGGCGATTCTCGGTTTTATCGTGGTCGGTGTACTGGTGATTTTCGGCGCAATCCCGCTGACCAGCGGCGAACCGGCGCCGATGATGAACAACCTGATCGGCGACTCGCTGTTCCCCAACGGCCTGTCGGCAGTGTTCGCGGTGATGATGACTGTGGTCTACGCCTTCCAGGGTTGCGAGATCATGGGCGTGGCAGCAGGTGAAACCGACCAGCCGGAAAAAAGCATCCCCCGTGCGGTGCGCAACGTGGTGTTCCGCGTGCTGATTTTCTACGTGCTGGCGATCGTCGTGCTCTCGGCCATCGTCCCGTGGCAGCAGGCGGGCCTGATGGAAAGCCCGTTCGTCCAGGTGTTCGACATGGTTGGCATTCCCTACGCCGCAGACCTGATGAACTTCGTCATCCTCACCGCGATTCTATCGGTGGGCAACTCCGGCCTCTATGCCTCGACGCGGATCCTCTGGGCTATGTCGAAAACCGGCATGGCGCCGAAAAGCCTGTCGCCGCTGAGCAAACGTGGCGTTCCCTTGCGCGCCCTGAGCATTACCCTGTGCTTTGCCCTGGTGTCGCTGATGACCAGCTTCATCGCCGCCGACACCCTGTTCATGGTGCTGATGGCGGTCAGCGGCATGTCCGGCACCGTGACCTGGATCGTCATTGCCCTGGCCCAGTACCGGTTCCGCAAGGCCTATCTGCGCGATGGCGGCCAGCTCAGCGACTTGAAATACCGTGCGCCCTGGTTCCCGGTGCTTCCGCTGACCTGCATCGCCCTGTGCTGCTCGCTGTTCGTGTTCCTCGCGCTGGATGAAACCCAGCGGCCGTCGTTGTACTGGGGCTTTGGCTTCATTGCCCTGTGCTACGGCGCGTACTTTCTGATCCACCGCAAACGCCAGGGCGTGTTGGCGCCGAGCCTGCCGGCGGCGTGA
- a CDS encoding helix-turn-helix domain-containing protein, producing MDALITAAARALAAGDPLGALDRVALRDDPPALALRGIAMAQLGDFARARTLLRSAARAFSPRQTLARARCVVAEAEIAFAARDLGQPDKPLEAARAVLEQQGDWANAAHARFVAIRRLSLLGALDQAEAQLNEIDPTRLPASLQAIHGLARAGLAIRKLDIATAHSALTHASAAAHQAHIPALSAEVQDAWQVLDTPAARITGPGDERLLLLEQIQALLDSPMLVIDDRRQLLQDAHKQVSLAGRPVLMALLRSLGEAWPAAVDRATLIARAFNLKLSDESHRARLRVEIGRLRVLLKPLAEVSATADGYALIARGQPGVAVLAWPQDTHYGDVLALLMDGQAWSSSALALALGISQRSVQRALESLASAGKVQVFGRGRAARWLIPLLPGFATALLLTPTLPSD from the coding sequence ATGGACGCACTGATCACGGCCGCCGCCCGCGCACTGGCGGCCGGCGATCCGCTGGGTGCGCTGGACCGCGTGGCCTTGCGCGATGATCCACCGGCGCTGGCCCTGCGTGGCATCGCCATGGCGCAACTGGGTGATTTTGCCCGTGCCCGTACACTGTTGCGCAGTGCCGCCCGGGCCTTCAGTCCGCGACAGACCCTGGCCCGGGCCCGTTGTGTGGTGGCCGAGGCGGAGATCGCCTTTGCCGCCCGGGATCTCGGCCAACCCGACAAACCTCTGGAAGCAGCCCGCGCCGTGCTCGAACAGCAGGGCGACTGGGCCAATGCCGCCCATGCTCGTTTCGTGGCGATTCGTCGACTGTCGTTGCTCGGTGCCCTCGACCAGGCCGAGGCACAACTCAACGAAATCGATCCCACCCGTTTACCTGCTTCGCTGCAGGCGATTCATGGCTTGGCCCGCGCCGGCCTGGCGATCCGCAAGCTGGACATCGCCACCGCCCACAGCGCGCTTACCCATGCCAGCGCTGCCGCGCACCAGGCCCATATCCCGGCCCTCAGCGCCGAAGTGCAGGACGCCTGGCAGGTGCTCGACACCCCGGCGGCGCGCATCACCGGTCCTGGCGACGAACGCCTGTTGCTGCTGGAGCAGATACAGGCGCTACTGGATTCGCCGATGCTGGTGATCGATGACCGCCGGCAGTTGCTGCAGGATGCTCATAAACAAGTCTCCCTGGCCGGGCGCCCGGTGTTGATGGCGTTGCTGCGCAGCCTTGGCGAAGCCTGGCCGGCCGCAGTGGACCGGGCGACCTTGATTGCCCGCGCATTCAATCTCAAGCTCAGCGATGAGTCCCATCGCGCCCGCCTGCGCGTAGAAATCGGCCGCCTGCGGGTGCTGCTCAAACCCCTTGCCGAGGTCAGCGCTACTGCCGATGGCTATGCCTTGATCGCTCGCGGTCAACCCGGGGTGGCGGTACTGGCGTGGCCACAGGACACTCACTACGGTGACGTCCTGGCCTTGCTGATGGATGGCCAGGCCTGGTCCAGTTCAGCCCTGGCGCTGGCCCTGGGCATCAGCCAGCGCAGCGTGCAGCGCGCACTCGAGAGCCTGGCCAGCGCCGGCAAAGTACAAGTGTTCGGCCGGGGTCGAGCAGCGCGCTGGCTGATTCCGCTGCTGCCCGGATTCGCGACGGCATTGTTACTCACGCCGACGCTGCCCAGTGATTAG
- the betI gene encoding transcriptional regulator BetI: MNQEARFSRMEPELRKAKLIEATLVCLQQHGFQGASIRKICAEAGVSVGLISHHYSGKDELVAEAYRSITARVMNLLRDAMAEAAPNARERLSAFFRGSFSAELLDPQLIDAWLAFWGAVKTAEAINQAHEHSYGEYRSILRKVLTELAEEEGWEQFDADLAAIGLSALLDGLWLESGLNPGTFSPEQGIQICEAWVDGLQAGGRKRYCLPIVSC, encoded by the coding sequence ATGAATCAGGAAGCCCGTTTTTCTCGCATGGAGCCGGAGCTGCGCAAGGCCAAGCTGATCGAAGCGACGCTGGTGTGCCTGCAGCAACACGGCTTCCAGGGCGCGTCGATCCGCAAGATCTGCGCCGAGGCCGGGGTGTCGGTGGGGCTGATCAGCCATCACTACTCCGGCAAGGACGAACTGGTCGCCGAAGCCTATCGCTCGATCACCGCACGGGTCATGAATTTGCTGCGCGACGCCATGGCCGAGGCGGCGCCGAATGCTCGCGAACGGCTGTCGGCGTTTTTCCGTGGCTCGTTTTCCGCCGAATTGCTCGATCCGCAACTGATCGATGCCTGGCTGGCCTTCTGGGGCGCGGTAAAAACCGCCGAGGCGATCAACCAGGCCCACGAACACTCCTATGGCGAATACCGCAGCATCCTGCGCAAGGTCCTGACCGAGTTGGCCGAGGAAGAGGGCTGGGAGCAGTTCGACGCCGACCTCGCGGCGATTGGCCTGAGTGCCTTGCTCGATGGCTTGTGGCTGGAGTCCGGGCTCAATCCGGGAACCTTCAGCCCGGAGCAGGGCATCCAGATCTGCGAGGCGTGGGTTGACGGTCTGCAGGCCGGAGGCAGGAAACGTTACTGCCTGCCGATCGTTAGCTGTTGA
- a CDS encoding ATP-binding protein, producing the protein MIRAKPGGLLRRLLLFILLFSLCFTVLASSVQLYIEYRREMRDIDARMELIRAGYLASLERSLWDLNQEQLNVQLRGLVDFSDVARVRLNSPDFDLLQGNPAPVGPLRIERFALNYQPPSGGIRHLGELEVSTDLGAVHQRLYATGLTSLLWMSVFLCGLAVALSGLFYRLVTRHLQVMAEFARRIAAGEWQEPLRLDKSRSGVADEIDTVAHALDDMRRAILSDIDRRETDRLALQDKRDELLRMVERRTASLMHAKEEAEAANLAKSRFLATMSHELRTPLNGILGMAQLLRGASLDERDGKRLDALYKAGEGLLAILNEVLYFARLEEGESHPEPVNFSIRQLLDEVLTLLEPRALSNHTRLDWQVDPAVGQRHQGAEQFLRQVLSNLLANAIKFTEGGQVSVRVQGLAPVPLQGGQRLRISITDNGIGIAEDMQAKIFERFTQASEEVAQRFGGTGLGLAICKHLVEKMGGVIGVDSQPGRGSCFWFELELQPAAAVADVHPVFTPGPSLKILVVEDVALNREVVSGLLQRDGHQVWLAEEAVQALAECAAQVFDVMLLDVHLPGLSGVELCQRIRDGGGPNATTRIFALTASVQPAAVRGYLEAGMDGVLAKPLRLDDLRRALAGESRAAIVEATDSAVDWPLLNNHRLLLGEQKVQGLLRVLHTSIIAHRAALGEAIAADDCTEVAHLAHRLAGSSDSLGLRGLAGVLRKLEEAALANAEARVRGLAVGVDEQMERALGVLEGLM; encoded by the coding sequence ATGATCCGCGCCAAACCCGGTGGCCTGCTGCGTCGGCTGCTGCTGTTTATCCTGCTGTTCAGTCTGTGTTTCACCGTGCTCGCCAGCAGTGTGCAGTTGTATATCGAGTACCGCCGGGAGATGCGCGACATTGATGCGCGCATGGAACTGATCCGCGCCGGCTACCTGGCCAGCCTCGAGCGCAGTCTGTGGGACCTCAACCAGGAGCAGTTGAATGTGCAACTGCGGGGCCTGGTGGATTTCTCCGATGTGGCCCGGGTCCGCCTGAACAGCCCTGACTTCGATCTGCTGCAGGGCAATCCGGCGCCGGTCGGTCCGCTGCGTATCGAACGCTTCGCGCTTAATTACCAGCCTCCCAGCGGTGGGATTCGTCACCTCGGTGAGCTGGAAGTCAGCACGGATCTGGGGGCCGTGCATCAACGCCTGTACGCCACCGGCCTGACCAGCCTGCTGTGGATGAGTGTGTTTCTGTGCGGCCTGGCGGTAGCGTTGTCGGGGTTGTTCTATCGCCTGGTCACCCGCCACCTGCAAGTGATGGCCGAGTTTGCCCGGCGCATCGCGGCCGGCGAATGGCAGGAGCCCTTGCGCCTGGACAAGAGTCGCAGCGGCGTCGCCGACGAAATCGATACCGTGGCCCATGCCCTGGATGACATGCGCCGGGCGATTCTCAGCGACATCGATCGCCGCGAAACCGATCGCCTGGCCCTGCAGGACAAACGTGACGAACTGCTGCGCATGGTCGAGCGGCGGACCGCCAGCCTGATGCACGCGAAGGAGGAGGCCGAGGCGGCCAACCTGGCGAAGTCGCGGTTCCTGGCAACCATGAGCCATGAACTGCGCACGCCGCTCAATGGCATTCTCGGCATGGCACAACTGCTGCGCGGGGCCAGTCTGGACGAGCGCGACGGCAAGCGCCTGGATGCGCTGTACAAGGCTGGCGAAGGCTTGTTGGCAATTCTCAACGAAGTGCTGTACTTCGCCCGGCTGGAGGAGGGCGAAAGCCATCCCGAGCCGGTGAATTTCTCGATTCGCCAGTTGCTCGATGAAGTGCTGACCCTGCTCGAACCCCGGGCCCTAAGCAACCACACCCGGCTGGATTGGCAGGTCGATCCAGCGGTTGGCCAACGCCATCAGGGCGCCGAGCAATTCCTGCGACAAGTGCTGAGTAATCTGCTGGCCAATGCGATCAAGTTTACCGAAGGCGGGCAGGTCAGTGTGCGGGTGCAGGGGTTGGCGCCTGTTCCGTTGCAAGGCGGGCAGCGTTTGCGGATCAGCATCACGGACAACGGCATAGGTATTGCCGAAGACATGCAGGCGAAGATTTTCGAGCGCTTTACCCAGGCCAGTGAGGAGGTGGCGCAACGGTTTGGCGGCACCGGGCTGGGCCTGGCGATCTGCAAACATCTGGTGGAGAAAATGGGCGGAGTGATTGGCGTCGACAGCCAGCCGGGGCGTGGCAGTTGCTTCTGGTTCGAACTCGAGTTGCAGCCGGCTGCTGCTGTCGCCGACGTCCATCCGGTATTTACGCCGGGCCCGTCATTAAAGATTCTGGTGGTCGAGGACGTCGCGCTCAATCGCGAGGTGGTCAGTGGTTTGCTGCAACGCGACGGGCATCAGGTGTGGTTGGCCGAAGAGGCTGTCCAGGCCTTGGCCGAGTGTGCCGCCCAGGTCTTCGATGTGATGCTGCTGGACGTGCATTTGCCGGGGCTCAGTGGCGTCGAGCTGTGTCAACGGATCCGCGATGGCGGCGGTCCGAACGCGACCACGCGGATTTTCGCCCTGACCGCCAGTGTGCAACCGGCGGCGGTGCGTGGCTATCTGGAAGCCGGGATGGACGGCGTGCTCGCCAAGCCCTTGCGGCTGGACGATCTGCGTCGGGCACTGGCCGGCGAGTCTCGCGCAGCGATTGTCGAAGCGACTGACTCGGCCGTTGACTGGCCGCTGTTGAATAACCATCGGCTGTTGCTCGGCGAGCAGAAGGTCCAGGGCCTGTTGCGGGTGTTGCACACTTCGATCATTGCCCATCGCGCGGCGCTCGGTGAAGCGATTGCTGCCGATGATTGCACCGAGGTCGCGCACTTGGCCCATCGTTTGGCGGGTAGCAGTGATTCCCTGGGGCTGCGTGGGTTGGCTGGGGTTCTGCGCAAGCTGGAGGAAGCGGCACTGGCCAATGCCGAGGCTCGGGTTCGAGGGTTGGCGGTTGGGGTGGATGAGCAGATGGAGCGGGCGTTGGGGGTGTTGGAGGGGTTGATGTAA
- a CDS encoding substrate-binding periplasmic protein: MRCLFGLWLALLAGNAVAQQTVRYCDYPVYPPISWSDGKQVRGLAPSVVKQLFAELGYQVEIVVLGNWKRCLLDAAEGRVDVVLAYSTAQREQTLLFSRVPVLREEVALFINRQHPVQFERLEDLTRYRGGLLFGESYGVAFDRMVAAHDNIEWVSDSRQNFGKLIRGRIDFITQERRTGELYVEHLAGAQDIVALPKALNVDYLRVAVSRRSPLASQMPRIDAQLQRMVDAGDIERWLNESEVTYRDMVSLPADAR, from the coding sequence ATGCGTTGCCTGTTTGGCCTGTGGCTGGCGCTGCTGGCCGGCAATGCCGTGGCGCAACAGACCGTACGCTATTGCGATTACCCGGTGTACCCGCCAATTTCCTGGAGCGACGGCAAACAGGTGCGCGGTCTTGCACCCAGTGTGGTCAAGCAGCTGTTTGCCGAGCTGGGGTATCAGGTTGAAATTGTCGTGCTCGGCAATTGGAAGCGTTGCCTGCTGGACGCCGCCGAAGGCCGGGTCGACGTGGTGCTGGCCTACAGTACCGCGCAACGCGAACAAACCCTGCTGTTTTCCCGGGTGCCGGTGCTGCGCGAAGAAGTTGCGCTGTTCATTAATCGCCAGCACCCGGTGCAGTTCGAACGCCTGGAGGATTTGACGCGTTATCGCGGCGGCCTGTTGTTCGGCGAAAGCTACGGCGTGGCGTTCGATCGCATGGTGGCGGCTCACGACAACATCGAGTGGGTCTCGGACAGCCGGCAAAATTTCGGCAAGTTGATTCGCGGACGCATCGACTTCATCACCCAGGAACGGCGTACGGGCGAGCTCTACGTCGAGCACCTGGCCGGGGCGCAGGACATCGTCGCCTTGCCCAAGGCCTTGAACGTGGACTACCTGCGGGTCGCGGTGTCGCGCCGCTCGCCGCTGGCCAGTCAGATGCCAAGGATCGATGCGCAACTGCAGCGTATGGTCGATGCCGGTGATATCGAGCGTTGGCTCAATGAAAGCGAGGTCACCTACCGCGACATGGTCAGCCTGCCGGCGGACGCCCGATGA
- a CDS encoding acyl-CoA dehydrogenase produces the protein MDVSTVQDSMSQLLAEFAGRGAPLELDRRLPELLQACIEAGHTDLPLPGHGHTLQRWRSLAQVAGADLALLKLYEGHTDAQAILAELHAQALNQPGIWGVWAAEPPNAKVQIVAREQGRVRLSGTKAWCSGALQIEHALLTAWDEQQRPQLVALTLAQPGVKLRSDDWQARGMALTASANVELDHVLADCVGISGAYVQRPGFWQGGAGIAACWYGAAQALAERLRKQCSGPREDPHAQAHLGAVDAALQGAADSLRQCAAWIDQQPDADVELIVRRTRAQVEASVEQVLWHVGRALGATPFCRDPQFARLSADLPVFIRQSHAERDLAELGRQLAADARQGWCL, from the coding sequence ATGGACGTATCGACTGTGCAGGACTCCATGAGCCAGTTGCTCGCTGAATTCGCCGGGCGTGGGGCCCCTCTCGAACTGGACCGACGCCTGCCCGAGTTATTGCAAGCTTGCATCGAGGCAGGCCACACCGACCTGCCGCTGCCCGGTCACGGCCATACGTTGCAACGCTGGCGCAGTCTGGCCCAGGTTGCCGGTGCCGACCTGGCGCTGCTCAAGCTGTACGAAGGCCACACCGATGCCCAGGCGATACTTGCTGAATTGCACGCGCAGGCATTGAACCAACCGGGTATCTGGGGGGTGTGGGCCGCTGAACCGCCGAATGCCAAAGTACAGATTGTTGCTCGTGAGCAAGGTCGGGTACGCCTCAGTGGGACCAAGGCCTGGTGCTCTGGCGCACTGCAAATCGAGCACGCATTGCTCACCGCCTGGGATGAACAACAACGGCCGCAATTGGTCGCGCTGACCCTGGCGCAACCGGGTGTCAAACTGCGCAGTGACGACTGGCAGGCACGCGGCATGGCGCTGACCGCCAGCGCGAATGTCGAGCTGGATCACGTGTTAGCGGACTGCGTCGGCATCAGCGGCGCTTATGTTCAGCGCCCGGGTTTCTGGCAGGGCGGCGCGGGGATCGCCGCCTGCTGGTATGGCGCGGCCCAGGCGCTGGCCGAGCGTCTGCGCAAGCAGTGCAGCGGCCCGCGCGAGGATCCTCACGCCCAGGCCCATCTGGGTGCCGTCGATGCAGCCCTGCAGGGCGCCGCCGACAGCCTGCGCCAGTGCGCGGCATGGATTGACCAGCAGCCTGACGCCGATGTCGAGTTGATCGTGCGTCGCACCCGGGCCCAGGTCGAAGCGTCGGTGGAACAGGTGCTCTGGCATGTCGGTCGGGCATTGGGCGCCACACCGTTTTGTCGTGATCCGCAGTTCGCCCGCTTGAGCGCCGACTTGCCGGTGTTCATCCGTCAAAGCCACGCCGAGCGTGACCTGGCGGAACTGGGGCGGCAACTGGCTGCCGATGCGCGCCAGGGCTGGTGCCTATGA
- a CDS encoding class I SAM-dependent methyltransferase encodes MSLDATYFEQLFTADPDPWALGNRWYEQRKRALTLAALPRQRYARAFEPACANGDLSALLAPRCEHLLCMDASATATQLTCQRLQCQPQVEVRQGHLPADWPEGEFELIVLSEFGYYLDSSDWAQVIDQAQASLSPQGSLLACHFLRPMAECPQTGQQVHEQLQARLDLVRVMQHREADFLLELWCREPGGVDLEEPCL; translated from the coding sequence ATGAGCCTGGACGCGACCTACTTCGAGCAGTTGTTCACCGCCGACCCCGACCCCTGGGCCTTGGGCAATCGCTGGTACGAGCAGCGCAAGCGCGCCCTGACTCTCGCGGCGCTGCCCCGGCAACGTTATGCGCGGGCGTTCGAACCGGCCTGCGCCAATGGCGACCTGAGTGCCCTGCTCGCCCCCCGTTGCGAGCACTTGCTGTGCATGGACGCCAGTGCCACCGCCACGCAACTGACCTGCCAGCGCTTGCAGTGCCAGCCGCAGGTCGAAGTGCGGCAGGGGCATTTGCCCGCCGACTGGCCCGAGGGTGAGTTCGAACTGATCGTCCTCAGCGAGTTTGGCTACTACCTCGACAGCAGCGACTGGGCTCAGGTAATCGACCAGGCGCAAGCCAGCCTCAGCCCCCAGGGTTCACTGCTGGCCTGCCACTTCTTGCGGCCAATGGCCGAGTGTCCGCAAACCGGGCAACAGGTGCACGAGCAGTTGCAGGCGCGGCTGGACCTGGTGCGTGTGATGCAGCACCGGGAAGCGGATTTCCTGCTCGAACTCTGGTGCCGCGAACCTGGCGGCGTGGACCTTGAGGAGCCGTGCTTATGA
- a CDS encoding glycosyltransferase encodes MIGVVVPAHNEQALLKDCLEALRCAADEAGEEVRILVVLDACTDRSREIAQACGVQTLEIEAGNVGYARRAGAAHLLDQGARWLACTDADSRVPGNWLRQQLAFNADAVCGTVSIEEWDPLHSPEVRQRYQSLYQSHEGHRHIHGANLGVCAEAYRRVGGFQPLAVHEDRYLIEDLQRSGASIVWTALNGVRTSSRLDCRAQGGFGDYLKALAREGEA; translated from the coding sequence ATGATCGGTGTCGTCGTTCCTGCCCATAATGAACAAGCGCTGCTCAAGGACTGCCTGGAGGCACTGCGGTGTGCGGCCGATGAGGCCGGCGAAGAGGTGCGAATCCTCGTAGTGCTCGACGCCTGCACCGACCGTTCCCGGGAAATTGCCCAAGCCTGCGGGGTGCAGACCCTGGAGATTGAGGCCGGCAATGTCGGCTATGCGCGGCGCGCCGGTGCCGCCCATTTGCTGGATCAGGGAGCGCGCTGGCTGGCCTGCACCGACGCCGACAGTCGAGTGCCAGGCAATTGGTTACGCCAGCAACTGGCGTTCAACGCCGATGCGGTGTGCGGTACGGTGAGTATCGAGGAGTGGGATCCGCTGCATTCACCCGAAGTACGCCAGCGCTACCAGAGCCTGTACCAGTCCCATGAGGGCCACCGGCACATCCACGGCGCCAACCTGGGGGTCTGCGCCGAAGCCTATCGGCGCGTGGGTGGCTTCCAACCGCTGGCGGTGCACGAGGACCGCTACTTGATCGAAGATCTGCAGCGTAGCGGCGCGAGCATCGTCTGGACCGCGCTCAACGGTGTGCGCACCAGCAGCCGTCTGGATTGCCGGGCCCAGGGTGGTTTCGGCGATTACCTGAAGGCGCTGGCGCGGGAGGGCGAAGCTTGA
- a CDS encoding response regulator — translation MTPRVLIVDDDPLIRELLHAYLSQEGYDVHCAATAELAETFLANQAVDLVMLDIRLPGKDGLTLTRELRVRSEVGIILITGRNDEIDRIVGLECGADDYVIKPLNPRELVSRAKNLIRRVRHAQTPQAPVATIKPVKQFAAWALDTDRRRLIDPDGGETLLTHGEYQLLSVFLRNSGHTLSRDQLMDQIRNREWVPNDRSIDVLVGRLRRKLHDDPAEPQLIITIHGAGYLFTASVAA, via the coding sequence ATGACTCCTCGGGTACTGATCGTCGATGACGATCCGCTGATTCGCGAACTGCTGCACGCCTACCTCTCCCAGGAAGGCTACGACGTCCACTGCGCCGCCACGGCGGAACTGGCGGAGACTTTCCTGGCGAACCAGGCGGTCGACCTGGTGATGCTCGACATCCGTCTGCCCGGTAAGGACGGCCTGACCCTGACCCGCGAACTGCGGGTGCGTTCGGAAGTCGGGATCATTCTGATCACCGGGCGCAACGACGAGATCGACCGCATTGTCGGCCTCGAGTGCGGTGCCGACGACTACGTGATCAAACCCCTCAACCCTCGGGAACTGGTATCTCGGGCGAAAAACCTGATTCGCCGGGTGCGTCACGCGCAAACCCCGCAAGCGCCCGTCGCCACCATCAAGCCGGTCAAGCAGTTCGCCGCCTGGGCCCTGGACACCGACCGCCGCCGCCTGATCGACCCCGACGGCGGCGAGACGCTGTTGACCCACGGCGAGTATCAACTGCTCAGCGTGTTCCTGCGCAACAGCGGCCACACCCTGAGCCGCGACCAGTTGATGGACCAGATCCGCAACCGCGAATGGGTGCCCAACGATCGCTCGATCGACGTGCTGGTTGGCCGCCTGCGGCGCAAGCTGCATGACGACCCGGCCGAACCGCAACTGATCATCACCATCCACGGCGCCGGCTACCTGTTTACCGCCAGCGTGGCGGCCTGA